In one window of Spartinivicinus marinus DNA:
- a CDS encoding regulatory protein RecX, with the protein MNNSSPQKIRQAALRLLARREHSAQELKQKLKSRTFAGEQVELVLEELREAGYLSDQRAAEMIFRRCIEKRLGLKRIQLEMQQKGIDQSLVEQVLKVNQDVDWLQLARAALAKKFNPEPSDLVLIAKKQRYLIQRGFDFEIIQQALTTHSES; encoded by the coding sequence ATGAACAACTCCTCACCTCAAAAAATACGACAAGCAGCTTTACGGCTGCTTGCTCGTCGTGAGCACTCTGCTCAAGAATTAAAACAAAAATTGAAATCACGTACCTTTGCTGGTGAACAAGTAGAGCTTGTGCTGGAAGAGCTAAGGGAAGCAGGCTATTTGTCTGATCAGCGCGCTGCGGAAATGATTTTTCGACGCTGTATTGAAAAAAGACTAGGACTTAAGCGGATTCAACTAGAAATGCAGCAAAAAGGAATTGATCAATCACTTGTTGAGCAGGTATTAAAAGTCAATCAGGATGTTGACTGGCTTCAGTTAGCAAGGGCAGCACTAGCAAAAAAGTTTAACCCAGAACCAAGTGATCTGGTATTAATAGCGAAAAAACAGCGCTATTTAATTCAACGTGGGTTTGATTTCGAAATAATCCAACAAGCTCTTACAACTCATTCTGAATCTTAA
- the recA gene encoding recombinase RecA: MDDNKKKALNAALSQIERQFGKGAIMRMGDHEREAIPAISTGSLSLDIALGIGGLPKGRIVEIFGPESSGKTTLTLQVIAEAQRKGATCAFVDAEHALDPNYAEKLGVNVDDLYVSQPDTGEQALEITDMLVRSGAVDVIIVDSVAALTPKAEIEGDMGDAHVGLQARLMSQALRKITGNIKQANCLVVFINQIRMKIGVMFGSPETTTGGNALKFYASVRLDIRRIGSVKQGDEVVGNETRVKVVKNKVSPPFKQAEFQILYGKGIYHMGEVIDLGVKQGVVDKAGAWYSYNGDKIGQGKANSAQFLEDNPEIATEIEQKIRQHFGIEALSQEAVAEEV; encoded by the coding sequence ATGGATGATAACAAAAAGAAAGCGCTTAATGCAGCGCTAAGTCAAATTGAACGACAGTTTGGTAAAGGTGCCATCATGCGCATGGGTGACCATGAGCGTGAAGCAATTCCTGCCATATCCACTGGTTCATTGTCATTGGATATTGCTTTGGGCATTGGTGGCCTACCCAAAGGTCGTATAGTAGAAATTTTTGGCCCTGAGTCTTCAGGTAAAACGACGCTAACCCTGCAAGTGATTGCTGAAGCACAACGCAAAGGTGCTACCTGTGCGTTTGTTGACGCCGAGCATGCATTAGACCCTAATTACGCAGAAAAGCTAGGGGTAAATGTTGATGATCTGTATGTTTCTCAACCTGATACGGGTGAGCAGGCATTGGAAATCACTGACATGCTGGTGCGCTCAGGTGCGGTGGATGTGATCATTGTTGACTCGGTAGCAGCTTTAACACCTAAAGCAGAAATTGAAGGCGATATGGGGGATGCCCATGTTGGCTTGCAAGCCCGGTTAATGTCTCAAGCGTTACGTAAAATCACTGGTAATATCAAGCAAGCGAATTGTCTGGTTGTTTTTATTAACCAAATCCGGATGAAAATTGGCGTTATGTTTGGTAGCCCTGAAACTACAACGGGTGGTAATGCATTGAAATTCTATGCATCGGTCCGGTTGGATATTCGTCGTATTGGCTCAGTTAAACAGGGCGATGAAGTGGTTGGTAACGAGACTCGAGTAAAAGTCGTCAAAAATAAAGTGTCGCCACCATTCAAACAGGCTGAATTTCAAATTCTTTATGGTAAAGGTATTTACCATATGGGTGAAGTGATTGACTTAGGGGTTAAGCAAGGCGTTGTTGATAAAGCCGGTGCTTGGTACTCCTACAACGGCGATAAAATTGGGCAAGGTAAGGCAAATTCTGCTCAGTTTTTAGAAGACAATCCAGAGATAGCGACGGAAATTGAACAGAAAATTCGCCAGCACTTTGGCATTGAAGCCCTGTCACAAGAAGCTGTTGCTGAAGAAGTGTAG
- the pncC gene encoding nicotinamide-nucleotide amidase, with amino-acid sequence MSDAIKALAEQVGAFLINQQLKLITAESCTGGWVAQAVTAIAGSSSWFEGAFVTYSNEAKRSMLEVSQQSLIQFGAVSKAVVMEMVDGALAHSEADIAVAISGIAGPDGGSAEKPVGTVWVAWQLHEQPAISRCYHFSGDREQVREQAVVEALKGILEHFNN; translated from the coding sequence ATGAGTGATGCAATAAAAGCACTTGCTGAGCAAGTCGGTGCATTTTTAATTAATCAACAACTGAAGTTGATTACTGCAGAGTCTTGTACTGGTGGCTGGGTCGCGCAGGCCGTTACTGCCATTGCTGGTAGCTCAAGCTGGTTTGAAGGAGCCTTTGTTACTTATTCTAATGAAGCAAAGCGATCAATGCTGGAGGTTTCACAGCAATCGTTAATCCAGTTTGGTGCAGTCAGTAAAGCTGTAGTAATGGAAATGGTCGATGGAGCGCTTGCTCATAGTGAAGCAGATATTGCTGTTGCGATCAGCGGAATTGCAGGCCCTGACGGTGGGAGTGCCGAAAAACCAGTGGGCACTGTATGGGTTGCCTGGCAACTCCATGAGCAGCCCGCAATAAGTCGTTGTTATCACTTTTCGGGTGATCGAGAGCAAGTTAGAGAGCAAGCAGTAGTTGAAGCTTTAAAAGGCATATTGGAACACTTTAATAATTAA
- the mutS gene encoding DNA mismatch repair protein MutS → MAKVTTQTSKHTPMMQQYLRIKQQHRNELVFYRMGDFYELFYDDAKKASQLLDITLTARGNSGGEPIPMAGIPFHSADNYLAKLVKLGESVAICEQIGDPATSKGPVERKVVRIITPGTVSDENLLEERKDNLLAAFHQNNDHYGIATLDISSGRFQVAEVSGEEAFFAELERLNPAEILVSEESPLLEKLKHRSGVRRRPVWDFDFETAMKMLTQQFQTNDLAGFGCNQLTIAIDAAGCLLQYAKETQRTALPHIRGLSIERHEDSVVLDAASRRNLELVTNLSGGKENTLAAVFDKTATAMGSRLLCRWINRPLRNQVELKQRQQALSALLADYSYEPLHQSLKQIGDIERVLARVALRSAKPRDFAKLRDALLQLPELQTQLANIQSPLIQQLGQIISEYPALTELLQRAIVDNPPVVIRDGGVIAEGYDAELDDLRNISENASEFLLKLEAQERETTGLSTLKVGYNRVHGYFIEISRQQAEQAPTHYIRRQTLKNAERFITPELKEFEDKALSSKSRALAREKALYEGLLEMLLEHLAPLQDTAAAIAKLDVLQNLAERADSLNLSKPTLSAKPGINIIEGRHPVVEQVLAEPFVANNLQLDSQRRMLIITGPNMGGKSTYMRQAALITLLAHIGSFVPATKATIGIVDRIFTRIGSSDDLAGGRSTFMVEMTETANILHNATEHSLVLMDEVGRGTSTFDGLSLAWACAEYLATQVNAFTLFATHYFELTALPEHVTNVANVHLNATEHEDRIVFLHAVHDGPASQSYGLQVAQLAGVPHPVITQAKQKLAQLESTSSQTTSEAAVENTPPPQQKPAKTPKPAAPLQSDLFSMATHPVVEQLQQANIDDLTPRQALELLYQLKHQI, encoded by the coding sequence ATGGCAAAAGTAACAACCCAAACCTCAAAACATACACCGATGATGCAGCAATACTTGCGAATCAAACAGCAACATCGTAATGAGTTAGTGTTTTATCGAATGGGTGATTTTTACGAGCTTTTTTATGATGATGCCAAAAAAGCCTCTCAATTATTGGATATTACTCTCACTGCGCGTGGCAATTCTGGTGGTGAGCCGATCCCAATGGCCGGCATCCCTTTTCACTCTGCTGATAATTATTTGGCCAAACTGGTCAAGCTGGGTGAGTCAGTCGCCATCTGCGAACAAATTGGCGATCCAGCTACCAGTAAAGGACCCGTAGAGCGAAAAGTGGTCAGAATTATCACCCCTGGTACCGTCAGTGACGAAAACCTGCTGGAAGAACGCAAAGACAACCTACTTGCAGCATTTCACCAGAACAATGACCATTATGGCATTGCCACACTTGACATTAGCAGCGGCCGATTTCAGGTAGCAGAAGTATCAGGGGAGGAAGCATTCTTCGCAGAATTAGAGCGACTAAATCCCGCTGAAATATTAGTAAGCGAAGAAAGCCCTTTGCTGGAAAAACTCAAACACCGTTCTGGTGTTCGTCGTCGGCCCGTCTGGGACTTTGATTTTGAAACAGCCATGAAAATGCTAACCCAGCAGTTTCAAACCAATGACCTGGCAGGCTTTGGCTGCAACCAATTAACCATCGCCATTGATGCTGCAGGCTGCTTACTACAATACGCCAAAGAAACTCAGCGAACCGCCTTACCCCATATCCGCGGACTCAGTATTGAGCGCCATGAAGACAGCGTTGTTTTAGACGCCGCCAGCCGTAGAAACCTAGAGTTAGTCACCAATTTATCAGGTGGTAAAGAAAATACGCTAGCAGCAGTATTTGATAAAACTGCCACTGCAATGGGTAGCCGGTTACTATGTCGCTGGATTAACCGCCCACTCAGAAATCAAGTGGAGCTGAAACAGCGCCAACAAGCATTGAGCGCCTTGTTAGCGGACTACAGCTATGAGCCTCTCCATCAATCACTCAAGCAAATTGGTGACATTGAACGGGTATTAGCTCGGGTAGCACTTCGATCTGCTAAGCCTCGTGATTTCGCTAAACTAAGAGATGCCTTACTGCAATTACCTGAGCTGCAAACCCAGTTGGCCAATATCCAATCACCTCTCATTCAACAGCTTGGCCAGATTATTAGTGAGTACCCAGCACTGACCGAGCTACTACAAAGAGCCATTGTCGATAATCCACCTGTGGTGATTCGTGATGGCGGTGTTATTGCTGAAGGTTATGATGCAGAGCTAGATGACTTACGCAATATCAGCGAAAATGCCAGCGAATTCCTATTGAAGCTCGAAGCTCAAGAACGGGAAACCACTGGGCTTTCAACACTAAAAGTGGGGTATAACCGGGTTCATGGTTATTTTATCGAAATCAGTCGCCAACAGGCTGAGCAAGCTCCAACACACTACATTCGGCGGCAAACCCTAAAAAATGCTGAGCGCTTTATCACCCCTGAATTAAAAGAATTTGAAGATAAGGCATTAAGCAGTAAAAGCCGGGCACTCGCAAGAGAAAAAGCCCTCTATGAAGGCTTGCTAGAGATGCTGCTAGAGCATTTAGCCCCTTTGCAGGATACAGCCGCCGCCATCGCAAAGTTAGATGTTTTACAAAATCTGGCTGAGCGAGCTGACAGCTTAAATTTATCTAAGCCTACTCTGTCAGCAAAACCAGGCATTAACATTATTGAAGGTCGCCACCCAGTCGTCGAACAGGTATTAGCTGAGCCTTTTGTTGCCAACAATTTACAGTTAGACAGCCAGCGCCGCATGTTAATTATTACTGGCCCCAATATGGGAGGTAAATCCACCTATATGCGGCAAGCAGCGTTGATTACCTTACTAGCCCATATTGGTAGTTTTGTACCTGCAACAAAAGCTACCATTGGTATTGTCGACCGGATATTCACCCGGATTGGCTCATCAGATGATTTAGCAGGCGGCCGCTCTACTTTTATGGTGGAAATGACTGAAACGGCCAATATTCTGCATAACGCCACTGAGCACAGCTTGGTATTAATGGATGAAGTCGGCCGGGGCACCAGCACCTTTGATGGCCTATCTTTAGCCTGGGCCTGTGCCGAATACTTGGCCACTCAAGTCAACGCCTTTACTCTATTTGCCACCCATTACTTTGAGTTAACCGCTTTACCTGAACATGTAACCAATGTGGCTAATGTTCATTTAAATGCCACAGAGCATGAAGATCGTATTGTGTTTCTCCATGCAGTGCATGATGGACCAGCCAGCCAGAGTTATGGCTTACAGGTCGCCCAGCTAGCAGGTGTCCCCCATCCAGTGATTACTCAAGCCAAGCAAAAGCTAGCTCAACTAGAATCGACTAGTAGTCAAACCACATCTGAAGCAGCTGTAGAGAACACTCCACCACCGCAGCAAAAACCTGCTAAGACACCTAAACCAGCCGCCCCCTTGCAATCGGATTTATTCTCAATGGCAACCCATCCAGTTGTAGAACAATTGCAACAAGCCAATATTGACGATCTCACTCCGCGGCAAGCGCTCGAATTGCTATATCAACTCAAGCATCAAATATAA
- the fdxA gene encoding ferredoxin FdxA yields the protein MTFVVGENCIKCKYTDCVEVCPVDCFYEGPNFLVIHPDECIDCALCEPECPANAIFSEDEVPEDQQEFIELNAQLAEVWDNITEKKDAPADADEWNGVEGKLQHLEK from the coding sequence ATGACATTCGTTGTTGGTGAAAACTGCATAAAGTGCAAATACACAGACTGTGTAGAAGTATGCCCTGTTGACTGCTTTTATGAAGGTCCCAACTTTTTGGTCATTCATCCTGACGAGTGCATTGACTGCGCCTTGTGTGAGCCGGAATGTCCAGCCAATGCAATTTTTTCCGAAGATGAAGTACCTGAAGACCAGCAAGAATTTATTGAGCTAAACGCACAGCTTGCGGAGGTTTGGGATAATATTACCGAGAAAAAAGATGCACCCGCTGACGCCGATGAATGGAATGGTGTTGAAGGAAAACTGCAACATTTAGAAAAGTAG
- the rpoS gene encoding RNA polymerase sigma factor RpoS yields the protein MALKREQVDFENYLHEDVEGSHFNNNNDERGDDENIENDSGFSEKSSRTRSSNSSSNKNKEDEESFYKSLDATQLYLNEIGYSPLLTPEEEVHFARLALKGDDGGRRRMIESNLRLVVKISRRYVNRGLSLLDLIEEGNLGLIRAVEKFDPERGFRFSTYATWWIRQTIERAIMNQTRTIRLPIHVVKELNVYLRAARELTQKLDHEPSPEEIADLLDKPVDDVKRMLGLNERVTSVDTPLGPDSDKSILDTISDEHDSDPAELLQESDLNTSIDKWLSELSEKQREVVARRFGLRGYETSTLEEVGREIGLTRERVRQIQVEALKRLRVILEKQGLSSESLFS from the coding sequence ATGGCACTGAAAAGGGAACAAGTTGACTTTGAAAATTATCTTCATGAGGACGTTGAAGGTTCTCACTTCAATAATAATAATGACGAACGTGGAGATGACGAGAATATAGAAAACGACTCAGGATTTTCTGAGAAGAGTTCACGAACCCGCTCTTCAAATAGTTCTTCAAATAAAAATAAAGAAGATGAAGAGAGTTTTTATAAAAGCCTTGATGCTACTCAGCTTTATCTCAATGAAATTGGTTATTCACCACTCCTTACTCCAGAAGAGGAAGTGCACTTTGCGCGCTTGGCTTTAAAGGGGGATGATGGGGGTAGAAGGCGAATGATTGAGAGCAACCTACGACTGGTGGTGAAAATCTCTCGCCGCTATGTCAACAGAGGGTTGTCACTACTCGATTTAATTGAGGAAGGTAATTTAGGTCTAATCAGGGCTGTTGAGAAATTTGACCCTGAGCGAGGGTTTCGTTTTTCAACCTACGCCACTTGGTGGATTAGGCAAACAATTGAACGAGCCATTATGAATCAAACTCGAACCATTCGACTACCGATTCATGTGGTGAAAGAATTAAATGTTTATTTGCGCGCTGCTCGAGAGCTAACCCAAAAGTTGGATCATGAGCCTTCACCGGAAGAGATTGCTGATTTGCTGGATAAGCCAGTAGATGATGTAAAACGGATGCTAGGACTCAATGAACGAGTCACATCAGTCGATACCCCGCTGGGGCCAGACTCAGATAAATCAATTTTAGATACTATCTCTGATGAGCATGACTCTGATCCAGCTGAGCTTTTACAAGAGTCAGATCTCAACACTAGTATTGATAAGTGGTTATCTGAGCTTTCTGAAAAGCAGCGTGAAGTTGTTGCTCGACGTTTTGGCTTAAGGGGTTATGAAACTAGCACTTTGGAAGAGGTGGGCCGAGAAATTGGCTTGACTCGAGAGCGGGTAAGGCAAATACAGGTAGAAGCGCTAAAACGGTTACGGGTAATTCTGGAAAAACAAGGTCTTTCCAGTGAATCGCTATTTAGTTAA
- a CDS encoding peptidoglycan DD-metalloendopeptidase family protein: MPKSQNIAHFICLLCLAFCFVFVPGCVTTKTYAPVADRTQRPKVTQGVHIVKPGETLYSIAWRYGWDYRELAGTNNIRSPYLIHPKQRIRLSNASPTKKRSKERSQRITKKQPKTSSSVTKVKKPTEKSVKKQTSKSGKITWIWPVKGRVIENFTTKGKVNKGIDIGGKLGQPVNAAADGKVVYAGSGLLGYGKLVIIKHNYQFLSAYAHNRKLLVKEGDKVQAGQKIAEIGATGTTMAKLHFEIRQNGTPVNPLKFLPR, encoded by the coding sequence GTGCCTAAAAGTCAAAATATTGCACATTTTATTTGCCTACTCTGTCTGGCTTTCTGTTTCGTTTTTGTTCCTGGCTGTGTCACAACAAAGACATATGCGCCTGTTGCAGATCGTACTCAGCGCCCTAAAGTGACCCAGGGAGTGCATATTGTCAAACCTGGGGAAACCCTTTACTCCATTGCCTGGCGTTATGGTTGGGATTATAGGGAGTTAGCAGGCACAAACAATATTCGCTCCCCCTACTTAATCCATCCGAAACAAAGAATTAGGTTGTCAAACGCTAGTCCGACCAAAAAGCGATCAAAAGAAAGATCTCAACGAATAACAAAAAAGCAACCCAAAACCTCAAGTAGTGTAACAAAAGTCAAAAAGCCGACAGAAAAAAGTGTAAAAAAGCAGACATCAAAATCAGGCAAAATAACGTGGATCTGGCCAGTAAAAGGCAGAGTAATTGAAAATTTTACTACAAAAGGTAAGGTTAATAAGGGTATTGATATTGGTGGAAAATTAGGTCAGCCTGTTAATGCAGCCGCGGATGGAAAAGTAGTGTATGCAGGTAGTGGTCTATTGGGTTATGGGAAGTTGGTAATTATCAAGCATAACTATCAATTTCTCAGTGCTTACGCCCACAATAGAAAACTGCTTGTCAAGGAAGGTGATAAGGTTCAGGCTGGGCAAAAGATTGCCGAAATAGGAGCAACAGGTACCACAATGGCGAAATTGCATTTCGAAATTAGGCAAAATGGCACACCTGTTAATCCCTTGAAGTTTCTGCCCAGATAA
- a CDS encoding DUF368 domain-containing protein, which yields MSQKLEFATLFAKGAAMGAADVVPGVSGGTIAFIVGIYDRLLQSVSHINHRAIRLLFTKGFKAAWEYIDGNFLFTLLLGIVFSILTFARVISYLLATYPILLWSFFFGLIVISSFYVGKEVNRWGIGCIISGVVGGVLAIAVSTATPAEITASYPMFFLGGMVAICAMILPGISGSFILLLFGLYGHVMLAIKEFNFVVLAVLAAGCLAGLMMFSNILHWLLKHKREVTLAFLTGLMVGSLSKVWPWKQTISFRLNSHGEQVPLVQHNVLPWQFQASTGQSDQLLVAITIMLMAIVLVIAIDKGQKLLKTRS from the coding sequence ATGAGTCAGAAACTGGAGTTTGCCACACTATTTGCAAAAGGGGCTGCAATGGGAGCAGCTGATGTTGTGCCGGGTGTTTCGGGTGGTACCATTGCATTTATTGTCGGTATTTATGACCGTTTACTTCAGTCTGTCAGTCATATTAATCACCGAGCCATTCGTCTCTTGTTTACCAAAGGCTTTAAGGCAGCTTGGGAATATATAGACGGCAATTTTCTCTTTACTCTGCTATTAGGTATTGTTTTCAGTATCTTAACCTTCGCTAGAGTTATTAGCTATTTATTAGCAACCTACCCTATTTTGTTATGGTCATTTTTCTTTGGTTTGATCGTTATTTCCTCCTTTTATGTAGGCAAGGAAGTCAATCGTTGGGGAATCGGTTGCATTATTAGTGGTGTAGTAGGTGGCGTTTTGGCTATTGCTGTCTCGACGGCTACACCTGCAGAAATTACTGCCAGTTATCCTATGTTTTTTTTGGGTGGTATGGTTGCTATATGTGCCATGATATTACCGGGTATTTCGGGTAGCTTTATTTTATTGTTATTTGGTTTATATGGCCATGTCATGCTCGCTATTAAAGAGTTTAATTTTGTGGTGTTAGCTGTTCTGGCAGCAGGTTGTTTGGCTGGCTTAATGATGTTTTCAAATATTTTGCATTGGTTATTAAAGCATAAAAGAGAAGTAACGCTGGCTTTTTTAACGGGTTTAATGGTGGGTTCTCTCAGTAAAGTGTGGCCGTGGAAACAAACGATTTCATTTCGATTAAATAGTCATGGAGAACAAGTACCACTTGTTCAGCACAATGTTCTTCCCTGGCAATTTCAGGCATCTACCGGGCAATCAGATCAATTACTAGTGGCAATTACTATAATGCTAATGGCGATTGTGCTGGTTATTGCCATTGATAAAGGGCAAAAACTCTTAAAAACACGTTCTTAA
- a CDS encoding protein-L-isoaspartate(D-aspartate) O-methyltransferase, protein MNELMLNGIGMTSKRTRERLVSRLQKEGITSSLVLDTIQQTPRHIFVDEALSHRAYEDTALPIGFSQTLSQPYIVARMTELLVADGALKRVLEVGTGSGYQTAVLAQLADEVFSVERIRSLQKKAAKRLNLLGLHNICLKVSDGHMGWEQQAPFDGIMVTAAPAQLPQLLIDQLAVGGRMIVPVGNYEEQMLYLVTKTATGEQIREIEKVRFVPLLAGLD, encoded by the coding sequence ATGAATGAGTTGATGCTTAATGGAATAGGCATGACGTCAAAGCGGACCCGTGAACGCTTGGTTAGTCGCTTACAAAAAGAGGGCATAACCTCTAGCCTGGTGCTGGATACTATTCAGCAAACCCCTCGCCATATATTTGTAGATGAAGCTCTTTCCCACCGAGCTTATGAGGATACTGCACTTCCGATTGGTTTTAGTCAGACCTTGTCGCAGCCTTATATTGTAGCGCGGATGACTGAATTATTGGTAGCTGATGGAGCATTGAAGCGAGTATTAGAAGTGGGTACAGGGTCAGGCTATCAAACTGCTGTCCTAGCTCAATTAGCCGATGAGGTTTTTAGCGTAGAGCGGATTCGATCTTTACAGAAAAAAGCGGCTAAACGACTGAATTTATTAGGACTTCACAATATTTGCTTAAAAGTGTCTGATGGTCATATGGGGTGGGAGCAACAAGCGCCATTTGATGGCATTATGGTGACAGCTGCGCCGGCTCAATTACCCCAATTATTAATTGATCAGTTAGCTGTGGGGGGGCGAATGATTGTTCCAGTAGGCAATTATGAGGAACAAATGTTGTATCTTGTTACTAAAACAGCAACTGGTGAACAAATACGAGAAATTGAAAAGGTACGCTTTGTGCCTTTATTGGCTGGCTTAGACTAG
- the surE gene encoding 5'/3'-nucleotidase SurE, translated as MKLLLSNDDGVFAPGLAASYDALSSCFDCQVVAPDRDRSGASSSLTLDQLLRPETHANGFISINGTPTDCVHLAVNGMLDPVPEMVISGINLGANLGDDVLYSGTVAAAFEGRFLNHPAIAVSLCSRSPTHLSTAAYVIRQLITGIDELQLPKRTVLNVNIPDLPLTALNGILLTRLGHRTRPAKPAKLTDPRGKEGYFIATVGKGEDAGEGTDFFAIEQGYVSVTPLQVDKTHYQAFSHVEPWLEALL; from the coding sequence ATGAAATTATTGCTTTCGAATGATGATGGAGTGTTTGCTCCTGGACTAGCTGCATCGTACGATGCTCTCAGTAGCTGTTTTGACTGTCAGGTTGTAGCACCTGATCGAGATCGTAGTGGTGCCAGCAGTTCTTTGACACTAGATCAGTTATTACGTCCAGAAACACATGCTAATGGTTTTATTAGTATTAATGGTACACCCACTGACTGTGTGCATCTGGCTGTTAATGGGATGCTTGATCCAGTACCAGAAATGGTTATTTCTGGCATTAACTTGGGGGCTAATTTAGGCGATGACGTGCTTTACTCAGGTACGGTGGCAGCTGCATTTGAAGGACGATTTCTAAATCATCCGGCAATTGCTGTTTCTCTTTGTTCTCGTTCTCCTACTCACCTATCGACGGCTGCCTATGTTATTCGGCAACTGATAACAGGTATTGATGAGTTGCAATTGCCTAAACGCACTGTTCTTAATGTCAATATTCCTGACTTACCATTGACTGCCCTTAACGGTATTCTGTTAACTCGACTGGGGCATCGAACCAGGCCAGCTAAACCAGCAAAATTAACTGATCCAAGAGGTAAAGAAGGCTACTTTATTGCCACCGTTGGTAAGGGGGAAGATGCTGGTGAGGGGACTGATTTTTTTGCCATTGAGCAAGGTTATGTATCTGTTACACCACTACAAGTGGATAAAACCCATTATCAGGCATTTTCCCATGTTGAACCTTGGTTGGAGGCTCTGTTATGA